From a single Silene latifolia isolate original U9 population chromosome 6, ASM4854445v1, whole genome shotgun sequence genomic region:
- the LOC141588743 gene encoding uncharacterized protein LOC141588743: MNILFWNCRGIARPSFTTHLSYLINAHKPHIVILSETRTNSPNSVTIVRKLPFDSWEILDPVGFTGGIIILWNARDVAISLVDKGSQMINVVAQVSHDNFIFLLTAVYASPKFKHRVNLWTALNTLSQNLSHPWVCIGDFNEITDPCEKFGGNGIKWNRVNLYKTSMDSCNLFDLGFSGPKFTWTNKRRQNPILERLDRVWVNQTWLDHFPNSHNVHLTRLSSDHCPILLCPTLPNRAPIRAFKFESFWVSDHSFLPIVASSWSSSSGDVPNKLHSLSLTLSTWARNTFGSIQRNKNILNARIRGVQRDLCHAPNSDYLNQLHDSLTHDLNRVLDSENSYWQDRARINWLIDGDRNTAFFQKSVTLRRSFNRIISLVDEVGHTISGHDGLAAHITDFFNTLYTTDKTFTNWVIPITPPSITVHTVPSEDEIRLALFSLGSKKAPGPDGFHAGFYKNCWHIVKVDLIPFIQRVFLTKYVPECINKTAISLIPKTLTPQTIKNFRPISLCNTSYKIITKIIVNRLKPFMHKIISPNQGSSIPGRGTDTNFIIASEILHSMHTSKCKLGWFALKLDLEKAFDRLEWDFVRLCLSNARIDNDTISLIMRCISSSSTQVALNGTLLSSFSPSRGIRQGDPLSPYLFILCMEALSTLIHQSCDDSDWSPFPLGKGGASFSHLLFADDILLFGRASEKNLCAVQDTLHTFCSSSGQKINFSKSKLLFSKHTSTVHTNMFETALGIKATSNLGTYLGFPLKGTKPKKADLRGIVEAIQSKLSNWKTNFLSKAGRLCLINSTISTIPSHSMQCIRLPSSILSDIDKITRSFLWSGASSKKLHLSNWDLVTLPLAHGGLGVKAARSLNDAYSMKLSWNILLNKNSLISVAIRSKYPTPSPYSFRLGSHIWKNVGVGLPLLQDHTIWSIGDGASVCLWSDCWSSLGPLRAVIQGPLTSSSSNAKLQSLIINGAWIFDSLDFVLPDDMLNTILAIPLPSASKPDLLTTNLAPKGKFSISSAYSSLLNLSNHPPTFTPTLEWLWDLPTLPKIKFFLWLVWWDKLPHKLTLFKRNIIPSPSCLLCPNPSLKESSLHLLRDCSIASSVWSLLNVDHSFFSLDLQPWIHENCTSRNSSWATLFSVILWRLWVQRCDSTFNDTPPRPSLLFRDATINLALSWAAASSPSLPPSPSVVTSASCYPCSWALPPLGWFKINVDAAFSLPSSLACIGCVVRNDLGSWVRGWSRRFPAPTPFVSEVLAIREGLRAGLASMDSFIIASDCLIAVTSILSEAQPCGQFANVILECRDLLESSTRLKIAFEKRSANGVADALAKVGLVDSSPSNGCINWDFAPPFVLRLCTIYFVAAIEPLPPDPPP, translated from the coding sequence ATGAATATCTTATTTTGGAATTGTCGTGGCATTGCCAGACCGTCATTTACTACCCACCTCTCGTACCTCATTAATGCCCACAAACCTCACATTGTTATCCTGTCTGAAACCCGCACCAATTCCCCCAATTCGGTGACCATTGTGCGCAAGCTTCCCTTTGACTCGTGGGAAATTTTGGATCCTGTCGGCTTTACTGGTGGGATTATCATTCTTTGGAATGCTAGGGATGTCGCCATTTCTCTTGTGGACAAAGGTTCTCAGATGATCAACGTGGTGGCTCAGGTATCCCATGACAACTTTATCTTTCTTTTAACTGCCGTTTACGCTAGCCCTAAATTCAAACATCGTGTTAACCTGTGGACTGCCCTGAATACCCTTTCCCAGAACCTCTCCCACCCCTGGGTTTGCATTGGCGACTTTAATGAGATCACTGACCCGTGTGAAAAATTTGGTGGTAATGGTATTAAGTGGAACCGAGTCAATTTATATAAAACATCCATGGATTCTTGCAACCTCTTTGACCTTGGATTTTCCGGCCCTAAGTTCACCTGGACTAACAAAAGAAGACAAAACCCTATCCTTGAGAGACTTGATCGTGTGTGGGTTAACCAGACCTGGCTTGACCATTTCCCCAACTCCCACAATGTCCACCTCACCCGTCTTTCCTCTGATCATTGCCCCATCCTTTTGTGCCCTACCCTCCCTAATCGGGCTCCGATTAGGGCCTTCAAATTTGAGTCTTTTTGGGTGTCCGACCATAGCTTCCTACCCATTGTCGCGTCCTCCTGGTCTTCTTCCTCTGGTGATGTCCCAAACAAACTACATTCTCTTAGTCTTACCCTCTCAACCTGGGCAAGAAATACCTTTGGCAGCATTCAAAGAAATAAGAATATCCTCAATGCCCGAATTCGTGGGGTCCAGCGTGATCTTTGTCACGCCCCAAACTCTGACTACCTTAACCAACTTCATGATTCACTTACCCATGACCTCAATCGGGTCCTCGACTCTGAAAACTCGTACTGGCAAGACAGAGCTCGTATTAACTGGCTCATCGACGGCGATAGAAACACTGCTTTCTTCCAAAAATCGGTGACTCTTCGTCGAAGCTTTAACCGTATCATTTCCTTAGTTGATGAGGTCGGCCATACCATCTCTGGCCATGATGGCCTTGCGGCCCACATCACTGACTTCTTCAACACTCTTTACACCACCGATAAAACTTTCACCAACTGGGTCATCCCCATCACCCCCCCTTCCATCACTGTTCACACTGTTCCGTCTGAGGATGAAATACGCCTCGCCCTCTTCAGCCTTGGATCCAAAAAGGCCCCTGGGCCGGATGGCTTCCATGCTGGCTTTTACAAGAATTGCTGGCATATTGTCAAAGTTGACCTCATTCCCTTCATCCAACGTGTCTTTCTCACTAAATATGTACCTGAGTGCATTAACAAAACGGCCATTTCCCTCATCCCTAAGACCCTCACTCCCCAAACTATTAAGAACTTCCGACCCATTAGCCTCTGCAACACCTCATACAAAATCATCACTAAAATCATTGTTAACCGTCTCAAACCCTTCATGCACAAAATTATCTCCCCCAACCAAGGTAGTTCTATTCCTGGCCGAGGTACCGACACTAATTTCATCATCGCCTCTGAAATCCTCCATTCTATGCACACCTCTAAATGCAAACTTGGTTGGTTTGCCCTCAAACTTGACCTTGAAAAGGCCTTTGACCGTCTTGAATGGGACTTCGTCCGCCTTTGTCTGTCCAATGCTAGGATTGATAATGATACTATCTCCCTTATCATGCGTTGTATCTCCTCCTCCTCTACCCAGGTGGCTCTTAACGGGACCCTTCTCTCGAGCTTCTCCCCCTCCAGAGGCATTAGGCAAGGGGACCCACTCTCCCCCTACCTCTTCATCTTGTGCATGGAAGCACTCTCAACCCTCATTCACCAGTCTTGTGATGACTCTGATTGGTCCCCCTTTCCCCTTGGTAAAGGTGGAGCCTCCTTCTCCCATCTTCTTTTCGCTGATGACATTCTTCTCTTTGGACGGGCATCTGAAAAGAACCTATGCGCCGTTCAAGACACTCTCCACACTTTCTGCTCCTCCTCAGGACAAAAAATTAATTTCTCAAAAAGCAAACTCCTCTTCTCTAAGCACACCTCAACCGTTCACACTAACATGTTTGAAACCGCCCTTGGCATTAAAGCTACTTCTAATTTGGGCACCTACCTGGGATTCCCTCTCAAAGGGACCAAACCCAAAAAAGCTGACCTTCGTGGCATTGTGGAGGCGATCCAATCCAAACTCTCCAACTGGAAAACCAATTTTCTATCTAAAGCTGGGAGGCTTTGTCTCATCAACTCCACTATTAGTACCATTCCCTCTCACTCCATGCAATGCATTCGCCTCCCCTCCTCCATCCTCAGTGATATTGATAAGATTACTAGATCCTTTCTCTGGTCGGGAGCCTCTTCCAAAAAGCTTCACCTCTCGAACTGGGATCTGGTGACCCTCCCTTTGGCCCATGGGGGCCTCGGTGTCAAGGCTGCCCGATCTCTCAACGATGCCTACTCGATGAAACTCAGTTGGAACATTCTTCTGAACAAGAACTCCCTGATTTCCGTCGCTATTCGAAGCAAGTACCCGACCCCTTCTCCCTATTCCTTTCGATTGGGCTCCCACATCTGGAAAAATGTGGGTGTCGGTCTCCCCCTCCTCCAGGACCACACCATTTGGTCCATCGGTGATGGAGCTTCAGTCTGCCTTTGGTCAGACTGTTGGTCCTCCCTTGGCCCCCTCCGTGCGGTTATTCAGGGTCCCCTCACCTCCTCTTCTTCCAATGCTAAACTGCAGTCTCTCATTATTAATGGCGCTTGGATTTTTGACAGCCTTGACTTTGTCCTCCCTGACGACATGTTAAACACTATTCTTGCCATTCCCCTCCCCTCCGCCAGCAAACCTGATCTCCTTACCACTAACCTTGCCCCTAAGGGTAAATTTTCGATTAGTTCTGCCTACTCCTCCCTGCTCAATTTGAGTAACCACCCCCCCACCTTCACTCCTACCCTTGAGTGGCTTTGGGACCTCCCCACTCTTCCAAAAATCAAGTTTTTCCTTTGGCTTGTGTGGTGGGACAAGTTACCACACAAGTTGACTCTCTTCAAAAGAAACATCATTCCCTCCCCGTCTTGCCTCCTGTGCCCCAACCCCTCCCTTAAGGAATCATCTCTCCACCTCCTTCGTGACTGTAGTATTGCTTCCTCCGTTTGGTCCCTCCTCAATGTCGACCATTCTTTCTTTTCTCTCGACCTCCAACCCTGGATCCACGAGAATTGTACCTCTCGTAATTCGTCTTGGGCTACCCTTTTTTCCGTTATCTTGTGGCGCCTTTGGGTTCAAAGATGTGACTCTACTTTCAATGACACCCCTCCCAGACCGTCCCTCCTTTTCCGTGATGCCACGATCAATCTTGCCTTGTCTTGGGCCGCTGCTTCGTCACCCAGTCTACCACCCTCTCCATCCGTGGTTACCTCTGCCTCTTGCTACCCTTGTAGCTGGGCCCTTCCCCCGCTTGGTTGGTTTAAAATCAACGTTGATGCGGCTTTCTCCCTCCCCTCCTCCTTAGCTTGTATTGGGTGTGTGGTCAGGAATGATTTAGGGTCTTGGGTGCGGGGTTGGTCTAGACGTTTTCCTGCCCCTACCCCCTTTGTTAGTGAGGTTTTAGCCATTAGGGAGGGTCTAAGAGCCGGCCTTGCGTCCATGGATAGTTTTATTATTGCCTCGGACTGCCTCATTGCGGTTACTTCTATTTTGAGCGAGGCCCAGCCCTGTGGTCAATTTGCTAATGTTATTCTTGAGTGTAGGGACCTGTTGGAAAGCTCCACCCGGTTGAAGATCGCTTTCGAGAAGAGATCGGCCAATGGTGTTGCAGATGCTCTCGCCAAAGTCGGTTTAGTTGATAGTAGTCCTAGTAATGGTTGTATTAATTGGGACTTCGCCCCACCTTTCGTTCTTCGTTTATGTACTATTTACTTTGTAGCGGCTATTGAGCCCCTCCCTCCCGACCCCCCACCGTGA
- the LOC141587342 gene encoding F-box/LRR-repeat protein At4g14103-like encodes MHPNLKRWKTSLQPCGVDRLSSLPDELLSQILSMLPTKDVAAMQVLSKSMRRRAFTLIACVDLEYPHLVDRFPLFNLFVDDVLHKLSQSGQPLTRFRFGIGGDKTSHICSLGKSCTHDCYGDCYPVIEPSRLSTWLSYPFVLRGLRELDLFFHVSSPSHCEVPPGIFACQSLEVLKLDSNLKLNGAEIFPVFLPNLKLLHLRCFSIVEDFITRLVSSCPSLEDLAVCNCWWDLSNRLIISSHSLRRLELIIRNRDQDKYSDLVLIDTPNLQYFDYDDNLASRYSITTMNALIQATITIWSPLPHESNEISLQIQLNLFRVLSNVQRLSLLYNCVENMYYGGEFKDQMPVFHHLKTLELGPNIIEARWDKLLLDILTCSPSLETLVFPEGLFVNSFSDASNPVVADLEDQGWKTKATEAIPQCLKSSLKQIVIKEYFGITREFNLLKFFLSKASLLQELVVICLSPPSRCHVPKNDHMLFETTLKDSPRASTTCLIRVVCTRT; translated from the exons ATGCATCCGAATTTGAAACGATGGAAAACATCGTTGCAGCCATGTGGTGTGGATAGATTAAGTAGTTTGCCAGACGAATTGCTGAGCCAAATATTGTCTATGCTCCCAACTAAGGATGTGGCTGCTATGCAAGTATTGTCCAAGAGTATGAGGAGACGTGCTTTCACTTTGATAGCATGTGTAGATTTGGAATATCCCCATTTGGTTGACCGCTTCCCTCTTTTCAACTTATTTGTTGATGATGTATTACATAAATTATCTCAGTCTGGCCAGCCTCTTACCCGTTTTAGATTTGGTATCGGTGGGGATAAAACCAGCCACATTTGTAGTCTTGGAAAATCTTGCACGCATGATTGTTATGGAGACTGTTACCCTGTTATTGAACCTTCCCGACTTAGTACCTGGCTCTCTTACCCGTTCGTCCTCCGTGGCCTTAGGGAGCTTGACCTCTTCTTTCATGTAAGCTCGCCTTCTCATTGTGAGGTTCCTCCAGGAATATTTGCGTGTCAATCCCTGGAGGTGTTGAAGCTTGATTCCAATCTCAAACTCAATGGCGCTGAAATTTTCCCCGTCTTCCTCCCCAACTTAAAACTACTTCACCTCCGTTGCTTTTCCATAGTTGAGGATTTCATTACTAGATTAGTTTCCAGCTGTCCTTCCCTTGAAGACCTTGCTGTTTGTAATTGTTGGTGGGACCTATCAAATCGTCTGATCATTTCTTCCCATTCTCTTAGGAGATTGGAATTAATTATTCGGAATAGGGATCAAGACAAATACAGTGACCTTGTGCTTATTGATACCCCTAATTTGCAGTATTTTGACTATGACGACAATTTAGCATCTCGCTACTCTATCACAACTATGAATGCTCTCATTCAAGCTACCATCACCATTTGGTCTCCTTTGCCACATGAGTCCAACGAAATCTCTCTTCAGATTCAGCTTAACCTTTTCAGAGTGCTGTCGAACGTTCAGCGTTTATCTCTGCTCTATAATTGTGTTGAG AACATGTATTATGGAGGTGAGTTTAAAGATCAAATGCCCGTGTTTCATCATTTAAAAACCTTAGAGTTGGGTCCGAATATAATCGAGGCGAGGTGGGATAAACTGCTGCTGGACATTCTCACTTGTTCACCGAGCTTAGAAACACTTGTTTTCCCAGAG GGGTTATTTGTTAATAGCTTCAGTGACGCTTCAAATCCTGTGGTAGCTGATCTGGAAGATCAGGGTTGGAAAACAAAAGCAACTGAAGCGATCCCCCAATGTTTGAAGTCTAGTCTCAAACAAATTGTTATAAAAGAATACTTTGGGATAACACGGGAGTTTAACTTACTCAAATTTTTTCTGAGTAAGGCATCACTTTTGCAGGAGTTGGTTGTTATATGCTTATCTCCACCCAGCAGATGTCATGTTCCGAAAAATGATCATATGTTGTTTGAGACTACATTGAAGGATTCTCCAAGGGCTTCAACCACTTGTTTAATTCGAGTGGTGTGCACTAGAACTTAA